In Streptomyces sclerotialus, one genomic interval encodes:
- a CDS encoding MFS transporter translates to MSTSRMSTDTGHPVTGSKRPLTALVAANYLSWIGNTMTLVAVPLYVLDISGSATQAGAAGFANALPMIIAGLAGGVVTDRVGPRRTSVAADLAAGVCMAAVPALHGSVGLALPVLMALLFLRTLADAPGAAARLALLPQVTNAAGTRPETANSLFHSAQRVAYVVGPPAAALMAGLTGPAAVLYVDAATFLVSALLIVVAVPRGRGKPAEGAEPAPEAGAEPAPRPGFLREVTDGGRFILRTPVLGAIISVVVVTNFLDDALTPVLLPVYSREVLHDADLVGWLLAANGIGAVAGSFGYAPASRRLLTNRWATFVGCFGLVCLARLCMIAQPGLWLMLLVSFAIGLASGPINPLVTGVVTAVTPESLLGRVWGAVMAMAFAVAPLGIFLTGWLADHAGLTATLTIFGGLYCLLILYALTNRALRGLGRTTGTQEQPLTH, encoded by the coding sequence ATGAGCACGTCCCGCATGAGCACGGACACCGGACACCCCGTGACGGGCTCCAAGCGCCCGCTGACCGCGCTGGTGGCGGCGAACTACCTGTCCTGGATCGGCAACACCATGACCCTGGTCGCGGTGCCGCTCTACGTACTGGACATCTCCGGCAGCGCCACCCAGGCGGGCGCCGCCGGGTTCGCCAACGCCCTGCCGATGATCATCGCGGGGCTGGCCGGCGGGGTCGTCACCGACCGGGTCGGCCCCCGCCGCACCAGCGTGGCGGCCGACCTGGCCGCCGGTGTGTGCATGGCAGCGGTCCCGGCACTGCACGGCTCGGTCGGCCTCGCCCTGCCCGTCCTGATGGCCCTGCTGTTCCTGCGCACCCTCGCCGACGCCCCGGGTGCCGCGGCGCGGCTCGCCCTGCTGCCGCAGGTGACGAACGCCGCGGGGACCCGCCCCGAGACGGCCAACTCCCTCTTCCACTCCGCCCAGCGCGTCGCCTACGTCGTGGGCCCGCCGGCGGCCGCGCTGATGGCCGGGCTCACCGGCCCGGCCGCGGTGCTGTACGTGGACGCCGCGACGTTCCTGGTCTCGGCACTCCTCATCGTCGTGGCCGTACCCCGAGGGCGGGGGAAGCCGGCCGAAGGCGCGGAGCCGGCTCCGGAGGCCGGGGCGGAACCGGCTCCGCGTCCGGGCTTCCTGCGTGAGGTCACGGACGGCGGCCGCTTCATCCTGCGCACCCCCGTACTGGGCGCCATCATCAGCGTCGTCGTCGTCACCAACTTCCTCGACGACGCCCTGACCCCGGTCCTGCTGCCGGTCTACAGCCGTGAGGTGCTGCACGACGCGGACCTCGTCGGATGGCTGCTCGCGGCCAACGGCATCGGCGCGGTCGCCGGTTCCTTCGGCTACGCCCCGGCCAGCCGCCGGCTGCTCACCAACCGCTGGGCCACGTTCGTCGGCTGCTTCGGCCTGGTGTGCCTGGCCCGGCTGTGCATGATCGCGCAACCGGGGCTCTGGCTGATGCTGCTGGTGTCCTTCGCCATCGGCCTGGCCAGCGGCCCGATCAACCCCCTGGTCACCGGGGTCGTCACGGCGGTCACGCCGGAGTCGCTGCTCGGCCGGGTGTGGGGTGCCGTGATGGCCATGGCCTTCGCCGTCGCGCCGCTCGGCATCTTCCTCACCGGCTGGCTGGCGGACCACGCGGGCCTGACCGCCACCCTCACGATCTTCGGCGGGCTCTACTGCCTCCTGATCCTCTACGCCCTCACCAACCGCGCCCTGCGCGGCCTGGGCCGCACCACCGGCACCCAGGAACAACCGCTCACGCACTGA
- a CDS encoding metallophosphoesterase, with amino-acid sequence MTVIAHLSDIHVDGDERSVRRTRAVMAYLEELPYDLDAVLVTGDIADHGLPDEYERAREALVSRHPVMVCPGNHDERAAFRQFLLGRPGTAGPVNEVRQLPGAVIALCDSSVPGKAEGYLEDETLTWLEDVLDRAPDGVPVLVGFHHPPVPLHVPYVDGIRQFGAGRLAAVAERHPGLTAFLCGHAHTPAATTFAGRPLLVAPGVTSSIRLPWERQDHPGHHVHLDQPPALAFHVLGEDGRLTTHHRWVSA; translated from the coding sequence ATGACAGTGATCGCGCACCTCAGCGACATCCACGTGGACGGCGACGAGCGGAGTGTCCGGCGGACCCGTGCCGTCATGGCGTACCTGGAAGAGCTGCCGTACGACCTGGACGCGGTGCTGGTGACGGGGGACATCGCCGATCACGGGCTGCCGGACGAGTACGAGCGGGCGCGCGAGGCGCTGGTCTCCCGGCATCCGGTCATGGTCTGTCCCGGGAACCATGACGAACGCGCCGCGTTCCGGCAGTTCCTGCTCGGCCGCCCCGGGACGGCGGGGCCGGTCAACGAGGTGCGCCAGCTGCCCGGGGCCGTGATCGCCCTGTGCGACTCATCGGTCCCCGGCAAGGCCGAGGGATACCTCGAGGACGAGACCCTGACGTGGCTGGAGGACGTCCTGGACCGGGCACCCGACGGCGTACCCGTACTGGTCGGCTTCCACCACCCGCCCGTCCCGCTGCACGTCCCGTACGTCGACGGCATCCGGCAGTTCGGGGCCGGGCGGCTGGCCGCGGTAGCCGAACGCCACCCCGGACTGACGGCGTTCCTCTGCGGTCACGCGCACACCCCGGCAGCGACCACCTTCGCCGGACGGCCGCTGCTCGTGGCACCCGGGGTGACCTCCAGCATCCGGCTGCCGTGGGAGCGTCAGGACCACCCCGGGCACCACGTCCACCTGGACCAGCCGCCCGCGCTCGCCTTCCATGTGCTGGGCGAGGACGGGCGGCTGACGACGCATCACCGATGGGTCAGTGCGTGA